The Congregibacter litoralis KT71 genome contains a region encoding:
- a CDS encoding LysE family translocator, with protein sequence MTFWVWLSLSGLCLAGAASPGPSLAVVISASLGGGRARGLAAAWAHALGVGLYAALTVFGLSAIIATSDRLFVALQTLGALYLLWLALGLWRSADAAPTQEDGTAGARTAARDGFAIAFLNPKLAVFMLALFSQFVHPEASGATQAAMVLTAFFVDGLWYTVITLAVTRENWVRRLRSHAGTIDRIFAVLLTLVAIAILARVIIEL encoded by the coding sequence ATGACGTTCTGGGTGTGGCTCAGTCTCTCCGGTCTATGTCTGGCCGGTGCCGCCTCCCCCGGTCCGAGCCTGGCCGTGGTGATCAGCGCGAGTCTCGGTGGCGGAAGAGCCAGGGGCCTCGCGGCTGCCTGGGCTCATGCCCTCGGCGTAGGGCTGTATGCCGCACTCACCGTGTTCGGACTGAGCGCAATCATAGCCACCAGTGACCGCCTGTTTGTTGCCCTGCAAACCCTTGGCGCCCTCTACCTGCTCTGGCTTGCCCTCGGACTGTGGCGCAGTGCCGACGCAGCGCCAACGCAGGAAGATGGCACCGCCGGCGCCCGCACCGCGGCTCGTGATGGCTTTGCCATCGCTTTTCTCAACCCGAAACTCGCGGTGTTCATGCTCGCCCTGTTCAGCCAGTTCGTGCATCCCGAAGCCAGCGGGGCAACCCAGGCGGCTATGGTTCTCACTGCGTTCTTTGTTGATGGCTTGTGGTACACGGTAATTACACTGGCGGTTACGCGGGAAAACTGGGTCCGCAGGCTTCGCAGCCACGCTGGCACAATCGACCGTATCTTTGCGGTTCTCCTGACACTGGTGGCAATAGCCATTCTTGCGCGGGTGATTATCGAGCTGTAA
- a CDS encoding DUF3301 domain-containing protein → MTLTIWDLVFVGVFGGLAWYFFSGTRVRELAVAAAKRSSELADVQMLDQSVALSRTSLSRDGKGMWRIWRQYRFEYSRDGVGREVGHIIMLGPRLQAVLVAESPTLH, encoded by the coding sequence ATGACACTGACTATCTGGGATCTGGTGTTTGTAGGGGTGTTTGGCGGTCTCGCCTGGTACTTCTTTAGCGGCACCCGGGTGCGGGAGCTTGCGGTGGCGGCGGCAAAACGGTCATCGGAGCTGGCAGACGTGCAAATGCTGGATCAGTCCGTGGCGCTTTCCCGTACCTCTCTCAGTCGTGACGGCAAAGGTATGTGGCGGATCTGGCGCCAATATCGCTTTGAATACAGTCGCGACGGTGTGGGTCGCGAGGTCGGCCACATCATTATGCTCGGGCCTCGTTTGCAGGCTGTGCTGGTAGCAGAGTCGCCCACGCTTCACTGA
- a CDS encoding alpha/beta fold hydrolase — MVTNLAENEEASGSDASSTANLHASVRGEGTPVVLLHGLFGMGSNLGGLARALAPEFEVHQLDLPNHGRSPWQARSSLDDLAASVGSYIQSKDLGAAALVGHSLGGKVAMQLALTHPRAVSALVVADIAPVVYPSSHDAVFAALGAVESAQPTSRAQAGEIMGKLLKEPALIPFLSLSLHRNEAGVYVWRFNVEALRENYAAFRAPPRGAPSPVPALFVYGQNSSYVDEAGMAAALGLFPGAEFAGIADTGHWLHAEKPTEFNAAVLDFLRRRKSSQRDNRR, encoded by the coding sequence ATGGTAACAAACTTGGCAGAGAACGAAGAAGCGTCCGGGAGCGATGCGTCATCGACGGCTAACTTGCACGCTTCCGTAAGAGGAGAAGGTACTCCCGTGGTCTTGCTTCACGGTCTTTTTGGCATGGGCAGTAATCTGGGCGGCCTTGCCCGGGCGCTGGCGCCGGAGTTCGAAGTGCATCAGCTGGATCTTCCCAACCACGGGCGGTCGCCCTGGCAGGCACGCAGCAGTCTCGATGATCTTGCAGCCAGTGTTGGAAGCTATATTCAAAGTAAGGATCTGGGTGCCGCGGCGCTGGTCGGGCACTCCCTGGGAGGCAAGGTGGCCATGCAGCTGGCCTTGACCCATCCCCGGGCAGTGTCGGCGCTCGTTGTTGCCGATATCGCACCGGTGGTTTATCCCTCGTCCCATGATGCGGTGTTTGCGGCCCTTGGCGCGGTGGAGTCTGCACAGCCCACCTCGCGAGCGCAGGCAGGAGAAATCATGGGCAAACTGCTTAAAGAACCTGCTCTGATTCCCTTTCTTTCTCTGAGTTTGCACCGCAATGAAGCGGGGGTGTATGTCTGGCGCTTCAATGTGGAGGCCCTGCGGGAGAATTATGCGGCGTTTCGCGCTCCGCCCAGGGGAGCGCCATCCCCCGTACCTGCGCTGTTTGTTTACGGTCAGAATTCAAGCTACGTTGATGAAGCGGGTATGGCAGCGGCGCTGGGGCTGTTCCCCGGGGCGGAGTTTGCAGGGATCGCCGATACGGGACACTGGCTGCATGCAGAGAAGCCGACGGAATTTAACGCAGCGGTGTTGGACTTTTTACGACGCAGAAAAAGCTCGCAACGGGACAATCGGCGATGA